A single window of Anomaloglossus baeobatrachus isolate aAnoBae1 chromosome 5, aAnoBae1.hap1, whole genome shotgun sequence DNA harbors:
- the LZTS2 gene encoding leucine zipper putative tumor suppressor 2 — MAVVQALPLSIDQNPEVDIPQDQPSSRSPDSENTMGSVSSLISGRPYHDKQCKASEFSNKCRKPASMPNFFKQQEGLLKSNHNSQDPLFNGLPTKKTCAATSGSNGNYTYVNEDFKEEWHEARAPNSPCSDVDDVREDKALNGNIRGPPPKLIPVSGKLEKNIEKTLIKPTAFKPVVPKKRNSSLQYLVQRNGGPNLSDSQGSLHLLFNGNSMGTNDKHNSLSCRNSSISGTMSDSGRNSLSSLPTYSTGCSHQMEPVSMSMGHINLDNHSNINGFSERVSRTRTRPSNSDSGRSSSSKSTGSLNGRGNQSSDSGSCDRSPIINEEILIRELEEKLKDREMELQHLKENLDENEAAICQVYEEKQKRCELEMEDLRQSCALKMKQASQKAQRMQQVLQLQIFQLQQEKKKLQEDFSQLLQERELLEKRCASFEREQTELGPRLEETKWEVCQKSGEISLLKQQLKDAQAELSQKSNEVILLRSQLRDARSDLQISEEQVQELQDTAHTKTLELEVCENELQRKKNEAELLREKASKLDQEVASLREAAVASLRHGLCHCYEKEDPFLLYESDEAKAQRQNSDNMQSLKQYMERLRESLMTERRRNQEQFEHFEEERRIWHEEKEKVIRYQKQLQHNYIQMYQQNRELERDIKQLSLELEARELDEFDLHAAEIQFEEITATEI, encoded by the exons ATGGCTGTAGTGCAGGCTCTACCCCTGTCCATTGACCAGAACCCTGAAGTTGATATTCCCCAAGACCAGCCAAGCTCAAGGTCCCCAGACTCTGAGAACACTATGGGAAGTGTAAGCAGTCTTATTTCTGGAAGACCTTATCATGACAAGCAATGCAAGGCGTCTGAATTTAGTAACAAGTGCCGTAAACCTGCCAGCATGCCAAACTTTTTTAAACAGCAGGAGGGACTCCTAAAAAGTAACCATAACTCCCAAGACCCACTTTTTAATGGACTTCCTACAAAGAAAACTTGTGCTGCTACCTCTGGGAGTAACGGGAATTATACCTATGTCAACGAGGACTTTAAGGAAGAATGGCATGAAGCCAGAGCGCCCAACAGTCCTTGCAGTGATGTGGATGATGTGCGAGAAGACAAGGCCCTCAACGGGAATATAAGAGGACCTCCACCCAAACTCATTCCCGTTTCTGGCAAACTAGAAAAG AACATTGAGAAGACATTGATAAAACCAACAGCTTTCAAACCGGTTGTGCCGAAAAAACGGAACTCGTCTTTGCAATATCTCGTCCAAAGGAATGGAGGCCCTAACTTATCTGACAGCCAGGGCAGTTTACACCTTCTTTTCAATGGCAACTCAATGGGGACGAATGACAAGCACAACTCGCTTAGCTGCAGGAACAGTTCCATCTCTGGGACAATGTCAGATTCTGGCCGAAACTCTCTGTCTAGTCTTCCCACCTATAGCACGGGCTGCAGTCACCAGATGGAGCCGGTCAGCATGTCCATGGGTCACATTAACTTAGATAATCACAGTAATATAAATGGTTTTTCTGAGCGAGTGTCACGAACACGGACACGTCCTTCGAACTCTGACAGTGGACGCTCGTCTTCCAGTAAGAGCACTGGCTCGTTAAATGGAAGAGGCAACCAGTCGTCAGATAGCGGTTCGTGTGATAGGTCACCCATCATCAACGAAGAGATTCTTATCAGAGAGCTAGAGGAGAAGCTAAAAGACCGGGAGATGGAGCTACAACATCTGAAAGAGAATCTGGATGAAAACGAGGCGGCTATTTGCCAG GTTTATGAAGAGAAGCAAAAACGATGTGAGTTGGAAATGGAGGATCTCCGTCAAAGCTGTGCCCTGAAAATGAAGCAGGCTTCTCAGAAGGCTCAGCGGATGCAGCAGGTTCTGCAGCTCCAAATATTCCAGCTACAGCAAGAGAAGAAGAAACTGCAGGAAGATTTCTCTCAACTTCTCCAGGAGAGGGAATTGCTGGAGAAACGATGCGCCTCATTCGAGAGAGAGCAAACCGAGCTCGGGCCACGACTGGAGGAGACAAAATGGGAG GTTTGTCAGAAATCGGGTGAAATTTCTCTACTTAAACAGCAGCTGAAAGATGCTCAGGCTGAGCTGTCTCAGAAATCCAATGAAGTAATACTGCTCCGTTCCCAGCTGAGAGACGCTCGATCTGATCTTCAGATTAGCGAGGAACAAGTTCAGGAACTCCAAGACACGGCTCATACAAAGACGCTGGAGCTAGAGGTGTGCGAGAACGAGCTGCAGCGCAAGAAAAACGAGGCCGAGCTCCTGCGGGAGAAGGCCAGTAAGCTGGACCAGGAGGTGGCCAGTCTCCGAGAAGCCGCTGTCGCCAGCCTTCGGCATGGACTTTGCCACTGCTACGAGAAGGAAGATCCATTCTTGCTTTACGAAAGCGACGAAGCCAAAGCTCAACGTCAAAATTCTGACAACATGCAGAGCCTAAAGCAGTACATGGAAAGATTAAGGGAATCTTTGATGACCGAACGGAGAAGAAACCAGGAACAgtttgaacattttgaagaagaacGACGCATATGGCATGAAGAGAAAGAGAAGGTGATCCGATATCAAAAGCAGTTACAACACAACTACATCCAGATGTACCAACAGAACCGGGAGCTGGAGAGAGACATTAAGCAGCTCTCTCTGGAGCTGGAGGCCAGGGAACTTGATGAATTTGACTTGCATGCTGCCGAAATTCAGTTTGAAGAAATCACAGCTACGGAAATCTAA